A stretch of Arthrobacter sunyaminii DNA encodes these proteins:
- the uraH gene encoding hydroxyisourate hydrolase, whose product MTRSHVTTHILDTAAGKPASGVAVSLWGSGEGVWTRIGDGTTDDDGRVGSLGPERLVPGTYRIDFATGEYFAAAGTETFFPSVSLTFALTDAGQHYHVPLLLSPFAYSTYRGS is encoded by the coding sequence ATGACCCGCAGCCACGTCACCACCCACATCCTGGACACCGCTGCCGGGAAGCCGGCTTCCGGCGTCGCCGTATCGCTTTGGGGGAGCGGGGAAGGCGTCTGGACCCGGATCGGGGACGGAACCACGGACGACGACGGCCGGGTGGGCAGCCTGGGCCCGGAACGGCTGGTGCCGGGAACCTACCGGATTGACTTCGCCACCGGAGAGTACTTTGCCGCCGCCGGCACAGAGACTTTCTTCCCCAGCGTTTCCCTCACTTTTGCCCTGACCGACGCGGGCCAGCACTACCACGTACCGCTGCTGCTGAGCCCCTTCGCCTACTCCACCTACCGAGGAAGTTGA
- the uraD gene encoding 2-oxo-4-hydroxy-4-carboxy-5-ureidoimidazoline decarboxylase: MAAFNTAGYAEAEEMLRPCLDIQRWCNEIAAARPFATPGELLSFAELAAPDFTEAEIDGALARHPRIGERPAGAGTEATFSRGEQATVTGLDDVQEQLAAGNRAYEDKHGRVFLIRAAGRSAEEILANLQERLEHTPEEEVPLIAGQLRDIAILRLEGLLSS; the protein is encoded by the coding sequence CTGGCAGCCTTCAACACGGCAGGCTATGCCGAGGCTGAAGAAATGCTCCGTCCCTGCCTGGACATTCAACGCTGGTGCAATGAAATTGCTGCAGCCCGGCCTTTCGCCACCCCCGGCGAACTGCTGAGCTTCGCCGAACTGGCGGCGCCGGACTTCACTGAAGCAGAGATCGACGGCGCCCTGGCCCGCCATCCGCGGATCGGCGAGCGCCCCGCCGGAGCGGGCACTGAAGCCACCTTCTCGCGCGGAGAGCAGGCCACGGTCACCGGGCTGGACGACGTCCAGGAGCAGCTGGCCGCCGGCAACCGCGCCTATGAAGACAAGCATGGGCGCGTCTTCCTGATCCGCGCGGCAGGCCGCAGCGCCGAGGAGATCCTCGCCAATCTGCAGGAACGCCTGGAGCACACCCCGGAGGAAGAAGTTCCCCTCATCGCAGGCCAACTGCGGGACATCGCCATCCTGCGCCTGGAAGGACTGCTCTCTTCATGA